The following nucleotide sequence is from Halapricum desulfuricans.
CTGGCGTTTACCGTCGGCGAGAGCGAGATCATCGAGGGGCTGGACGAGGCGCTGGTCGGCATGACAGAAGGGGAGACCGCGACGGTAACCGTACCGCCCGAGAAAGCCTACGGCGAGCACGAGCCCGACCGCGTCAGGGAGTACGACCCGGAGACCTTCGAGGGGATGGTCGGCCAGCAGCCGGCAGTCGGCTTGCACGTCCACGCCCAGAACGGGCTGCACGGCGACGTCACCGCCGTCACCGAGGACAGCGTCGAGATCGACTTCAATCACCAGCTCGCTGGCGAGACGCTCACCTTCGAGATCGAAGTCGTCGAGGTTCGCGACTAGCTCGATCCCACAGAGCGCTTCCAGACCTGTTGATCGAGTGGCGACATCTGTATTCTTCCCCAATAATATTAAAACCAATATATTTTTTCGGGGATCAGGGTTTTTTGTACGCTCACGTTATCGCGTGATATGGGAACAGGCGAGACGAAGCTGGAAGACGCCCTCGTCGGCGTCGCGGACATACTGGACTCGCAGGCGGACTTCCAGGCCAAAACCGAGGAGGCACTCGAACTCGGAGCCGACGGGCTCGGCGTCGAACACGCGCATCTCACCCGGATCGTCCCCGAACTCGGACACTGGGAGGTCATCGCCAGCACCGACCCGTCCGACGGCGCGTTCCCGGTCGGAGCGACGGCGGACTTGCGGACGACGTTCTGCCGTCGGACGATCGATCGCGACGCCACTGTCGCTCTCTACGACGCCCCGAACCAGGGCTGGGCGGACGATATCGCGTACGAAACACACGGGATGAAGAGCTACGTCGGGACCCCGCTGCGACTCGGCGACCGGCCGGTCGGGACGCTCTGTTTTGTCGACGAGAGCGCTCGTGACGACCCGTTCGACGAGGCCGCCGTGGCGTTCGCCGACTGGCTCGCCTCGACGCTGGCGTCGGAACTCCAGTTGCAGGAGCGAGAACTCGCGCTCGAGAGCTACGATCGTCTCGTCTCGATTTTCGGCCGCATCCTGCGACACAACCTCCGGAACGATCTAACGGTCGTTCGCGGCCACATTGAGCGTCTCATCGAGGAACTGGACCGGCCGCACGATCCGCTACAGCTCGAGTCGACTCTCGAACGGCTCATCGCGCTGACCGAGAAGTCAAAGGAGTTGCGCCGGATCGCGGAAGAGGACTCCACGCTCGTCGAACAGTCCGTGCGAGCCGTCGTCGAGGAGAGCCGCGCGGCCGTCGAATCGGAGTACCCCGAGGCGACGATCTCGACGCGGATCCGCGAAGAGTGTCAGCTGCTCGCGTTTCCGACGCTGAAGACCGCGATACAGGAGTTGCTCGAGAACGCGGCGAAACACGGAGGATCGACCCCGACGTGCACAGTCACGGTCGAGACCACGGCCGAAGCCGTGACGATCGAGGTCGCCGACGACGGGCCGGGGCTTCCGGAACACGAGCGACTGGCCCTGCAGGGCGAACCGGGCACCCGGCTCGCCCACAGCACCGGCGTCGGGCTGTGGATCGTCTGGTGGATCGTCGACTCACACGACGGAACGGTACAGACGTCGGTCACGGAGTCGGGGACGCGTATCGCGCTGACGATCCCTCGCCCACCGATGAACCGACAGCTCGTCGGGACGGGGCAGTCGCAGTAGCGCCGGGATCGACGCCGACCGGTCGGCTAGTGACGGTGGGCCGACCGTTCTCGATCGCCGGCCACGCCGGCGCGTGCCTAGATCACGCCGGTCACGCGCGCGGCCTCCCGTGCGGCCTCCTCGTTCATGCCGTTGCCTAGGATCGTGTAGCGGTCGCGGATCTCGTGGGCGCTGGTCAGCGCCTCGATCACGGTCGATTCGTCAATGCCCAGCCCCTCGGCCGTGGTCGGCGCACCGATGCGTTCGAGCGCGTCGCGGATCTCGCGCCACATGCCCTGTTCGCCGTCCTGGAGATAGGCGGTGACGATCGATCCGACGCCGACCTGATGGCCGTGCAGCGCCGCGTTCGGGACGAGCCGATCGAGTCGATGCGAAAAGAGGTGTTCGGCCCCCGAGGCGGGCCGCGAGGAGCCGGCGATCGACATGGCGACCCCAGAGGAGACGAGCGCCTTGACCACGATCCAGGCCGACTCCTCCAGCCCGGGCTTAATCGAGTCGGCGTTCTCGACGAGCATCTCGGCGGTCATCTGTGAGAGCGCGCCGGCGTACTCGGAGTACTCGACGTTCTGCAGGCGATGCGCGAGATTCCAGTCCCGGACGGCCGTGTAATTCGAGATGATGTCGGCACAGCCGGCGGTCGTGAGTCGCCAGGGGGCGTCGGCGATGATCTCGGTGTCGGCCACGACCGCAAGCGGCGGCTCGGCGGCGACGCTGTGGCGAGTGTCTTTTTCGGGGACCGAGCCCCGGCCCGAGACGATGCCGTCGTGGCTCGCGGCGGTCGGGACCGAGACGAACCCCTGTCCGCGGTGATCGGCGGCCATCTTCGCGATGTCGATCGGCTTGCCGCCGCCGACGCCGACCAGAAACCCCGCGTCGGCGTCGGCAGCGGCGTCGATGACGCGCTCGACCGCGTCGAAACTCGCCGTCTCGACAACGATCGTCTCGGGGTCGCGTCCGGCCGCCGCGAACAGTTCGGCGACGCGCTCGCCGGCGACCTCTCTGGGCGTCGGGCTGGTGACGATCAGCGGCCGCCCGGCGAGGTGGAGTTCCTCGACCGCCGTGACGGTGTCCTCGAGGACGCCGTGGCCGACGAGGACGTTTCGGGGCAGTCGGATCCAGATCGACTTCTGGAACATATCGAACAATGCACGGCGACGCGTGAAAACGATGCCGGCGTGGATCGCCCGTCCGCGGAACAAAAAATAGCGCGACGGACTGGCGGACGGGCGTCAGCGTCGGTGCTGTGTGTAGTGATAGATGTCCATCACGTCGAAGACGTCGACCTGGCCGTCGCCGTTGACGTCGAACCGGCCGGGGACGTGGCCGGCGCGCCGGACGCTCCCCTTGCCCTGGACTGTCAGGGTCGTCGTCATGTCGCCGTCGGGATCGACGGCCAGCTCGTAGTCGGTCGCCTCGACGACCTTCGATCCGAGACCGGGGACGTCACCGGGAACGACCTCCAGTGCAGCGAGGTCCACCCGGACCGCGACGGTCTCGGTCTGTCCGGGATCGAGCCGGACTCGCTCGTAGCCGACGACCCGCCTGTCCGGATGCATAACCGTGCCGTACGACTGGGTGTTGTACACCTCGACAACGTGTTCGCCCGGCAGGTCGCCGGTATTGGTGACGTCGACGGTGACCCGGACGTTCTGACCGGCCGATGGCGACCCGATCTTCGGGGGCGTCACCGAGAGGTTCTCGTACTCGAAAGTCGTATACGAGAGGCCGTGTCCGTACGGGTAGAGCGGGTCGTCGAGGTTCCCGGACCAGGCGTTGTGTGTGACCGGGACGTCGCCCACCTCTCGGGGCCAGGAGAAGCCGAGCCTGCCCGAGGGGTTGTTCTCGCCCAGCAGCGTCTCGACGACAGCGGTGCCGCCGCCGGTGGCCGGCTGCCCGGCGAACAGTACCGCGTCCATGTGCTGGAAAGTCTGCTGGCCGCCGCGGGGGCTGCCCGCGTACTCGACGCCGATGATAGGGGTATCGTCGCTCGTGTTCTCGACGACCGTCCGAACGACCTCGCGCTGGGCTTCCGGGAGGCGGAGGTAATCGCGGTCGCCGAAGCCCTCGTTGTGCGGGGCCTCGCCGACGACGACGACGACGACAGCGTCCGCGTCCGGGGCCGCGCTCTCGAGGTCGCTGCGCTGGTGATCGGTGAACCGGTAGGTCGACTCGGCCTGCTCGTGGTCGGTGAGCGTCGGCTGTGCCCACCAGTTCGAACGATCGAGCGTCGTCGGGACGTGGGTGATCTGCTCAGCGGAGAGGCGCTCTTCCAGGACGTCCATCATCGTTTTCCCGGCCGGTCGGGGTCCGCCCTCGGAGAGGCCGCCGCCTTCGATCCCCTGCCAGCCCAGCGTCCAGCCGCCGTGTTGCATCAGGATCCGGTTGTCGAGGCCGTCGGGATTGACGCCGGGACCGGTGACCAGCAGGCTCTCGTCGCCCGAGAGCGGCAACGCCGGCTCGCCGTCCTCGGTCGCGGGGTCGTTTTTCAGCAGCACCATCGACTCGCGAGCGAGCTGCGTGGAGGTCCGGACCGACTCGTCGTTGCCGACCAGGTCGGAGACCTTGGACTCGTCGGCGTACGGCTCCTCGAACAGACCCAGGTCCTGTTTGAGCTCGAGGATCCGACGGACGGACTCGTCGATGCGGTCTTCCGAGAGGTCACCGTCCTCGACCAGTTCCTCGACGAACGTGACGAACTGGGCCGGCGAGACGCCGCCGCCCCCGAGCATCACCATGTCGATGCCGGCCTCGATGGCCGTCTCGACCGCCATCCGCTTGCCGTCCTCGGTGTCGGGGAACAGGTCGTGGATGCTGATCATCCGGTAGAGGTCGTTCCAGTCGGTGAGCGTCACGCCCTCGAAGCCGTACTCCTCCCGGAGGA
It contains:
- a CDS encoding FKBP-type peptidyl-prolyl cis-trans isomerase; amino-acid sequence: MPIEPGDGVTIDYVGRLDDGTVFDTSRREVAIEVGLAQPGDIEPEEYASLAFTVGESEIIEGLDEALVGMTEGETATVTVPPEKAYGEHEPDRVREYDPETFEGMVGQQPAVGLHVHAQNGLHGDVTAVTEDSVEIDFNHQLAGETLTFEIEVVEVRD
- a CDS encoding NAD(P)-dependent glycerol-1-phosphate dehydrogenase, giving the protein MFQKSIWIRLPRNVLVGHGVLEDTVTAVEELHLAGRPLIVTSPTPREVAGERVAELFAAAGRDPETIVVETASFDAVERVIDAAADADAGFLVGVGGGKPIDIAKMAADHRGQGFVSVPTAASHDGIVSGRGSVPEKDTRHSVAAEPPLAVVADTEIIADAPWRLTTAGCADIISNYTAVRDWNLAHRLQNVEYSEYAGALSQMTAEMLVENADSIKPGLEESAWIVVKALVSSGVAMSIAGSSRPASGAEHLFSHRLDRLVPNAALHGHQVGVGSIVTAYLQDGEQGMWREIRDALERIGAPTTAEGLGIDESTVIEALTSAHEIRDRYTILGNGMNEEAAREAARVTGVI
- a CDS encoding glycoside hydrolase family 3 protein is translated as MSDQHDTDDASANEGGQSRRTFMKATGAATVAGAIGVGADSVVAQGQTINELIADMSVAEKAGQMMQPAIGSFDTATEEPFAQVDTIGDLFSELGTGSVLAGGSSPPTLDPEELVASINDLQEYNIEHSPHGIPFFFGIDGVHGAAYVDGATALPQRLNMGATRDPDLIEDAEEHTSDVIAATGCHETFAPTIELQRDPRWGRFFEGISESTKVLADVSRARNRALETNDRVTATPKHFAGYEVPANGNDRAAVNTSMRDLRETLLPPFEVALEEGGGMVMVNSGSVNGVPAHASHWLLTDLLREEYGFEGVTLTDWNDLYRMISIHDLFPDTEDGKRMAVETAIEAGIDMVMLGGGGVSPAQFVTFVEELVEDGDLSEDRIDESVRRILELKQDLGLFEEPYADESKVSDLVGNDESVRTSTQLARESMVLLKNDPATEDGEPALPLSGDESLLVTGPGVNPDGLDNRILMQHGGWTLGWQGIEGGGLSEGGPRPAGKTMMDVLEERLSAEQITHVPTTLDRSNWWAQPTLTDHEQAESTYRFTDHQRSDLESAAPDADAVVVVVVGEAPHNEGFGDRDYLRLPEAQREVVRTVVENTSDDTPIIGVEYAGSPRGGQQTFQHMDAVLFAGQPATGGGTAVVETLLGENNPSGRLGFSWPREVGDVPVTHNAWSGNLDDPLYPYGHGLSYTTFEYENLSVTPPKIGSPSAGQNVRVTVDVTNTGDLPGEHVVEVYNTQSYGTVMHPDRRVVGYERVRLDPGQTETVAVRVDLAALEVVPGDVPGLGSKVVEATDYELAVDPDGDMTTTLTVQGKGSVRRAGHVPGRFDVNGDGQVDVFDVMDIYHYTQHRR
- a CDS encoding GAF domain-containing sensor histidine kinase; translation: MGTGETKLEDALVGVADILDSQADFQAKTEEALELGADGLGVEHAHLTRIVPELGHWEVIASTDPSDGAFPVGATADLRTTFCRRTIDRDATVALYDAPNQGWADDIAYETHGMKSYVGTPLRLGDRPVGTLCFVDESARDDPFDEAAVAFADWLASTLASELQLQERELALESYDRLVSIFGRILRHNLRNDLTVVRGHIERLIEELDRPHDPLQLESTLERLIALTEKSKELRRIAEEDSTLVEQSVRAVVEESRAAVESEYPEATISTRIREECQLLAFPTLKTAIQELLENAAKHGGSTPTCTVTVETTAEAVTIEVADDGPGLPEHERLALQGEPGTRLAHSTGVGLWIVWWIVDSHDGTVQTSVTESGTRIALTIPRPPMNRQLVGTGQSQ